A region of Gracilinanus agilis isolate LMUSP501 chromosome 3, AgileGrace, whole genome shotgun sequence DNA encodes the following proteins:
- the PAQR9 gene encoding membrane progestin receptor epsilon — MPLRLQPRGAGTKNPAAAASSSSAPALTAASPSPTLPGPKPLLRWDEVPDDFVECFILSGYRRLPCTAQECVASVLKPTNETLNFWTHFIPLLLFLSKFCRLFFLSGRDDLPFHHPWLLPLWCYASGVLLTFAMSCTAHVFSCLSLRLRATFFYLDYASISYYGFGSTVAYYYYLLPGLSLLDASVMTPYVQQRLGWHVDCTRLIAAYRALVLPVAFVLAVACTVACCKSRSDWCTYPFALRTFVFVMPLSMACPIMLESWLFDLRGENPTLFVHFYRRYFWLVVAAFFNVSKIPERIQPGLFDIIGHSHQLFHIFTFLSIYDQMHYVEEGLRQFLEAPPASPTFSGTVGYMILLVLCLGLVIRKFLNVADLCKED, encoded by the coding sequence ATGCCTCTGCGGCTCCAGCCCCGGGGTGCGGGGACAAAGAACCCTGCGGCCGCGGCGTCCTCTTCGTCCGCCCCGGCGCTGACGGCGGCTTCCCCTTCCCCGACCCTCCCCGGACCGAAGCCGCTGCTGCGCTGGGACGAGGTGCCCGACGACTTCGTGGAATGCTTTATACTGTCAGGCTACCGGCGGTTGCCTTGCACAGCGCAGGAGTGTGTGGCGTCGGTGCTCAAGCCCACCAACGAGACGCTCAACTTCTGGACGCACTTCATCCCGCTGCTGCTGTTCCTGAGCAAATTCTGCCGCCTCTTCTTCCTGAGCGGCCGCGACGACCTGCCCTTCCACCACCCGTGGCTGCTGCCCCTGTGGTGCTACGCGTCGGGCGTTCTGCTGACCTTCGCCATGAGCTGCACGGCCCATGTGTTCAGCTGCCTGTCGTTGCGGCTGCGTGCCACCTTCTTCTACCTGGATTACGCCTCCATCAGCTACTACGGCTTCGGCAGCACTGTGGCCTACTACTACTACCTGCTGCCGGGCCTCAGCCTGCTCGATGCCAGCGTCATGACACCCTACGTGCAGCAGCGCCTGGGCTGGCATGTGGACTGCACGCGGCTCATCGCAGCATACCGAGCGCTCGTGCTGCCCGTGGCCTTCGTGCTGGCCGTAGCGTGCACCGTGGCATGCTGCAAGAGCCGCAGCGACTGGTGCACGTACCCCTTCGCACTGCGCACCTTCGTGTTCGTCATGCCACTCAGCATGGCCTGCCCCATCATGCTGGAGAGCTGGCTCTTCGACCTGCGTGGAGAAAACCCCACGCTCTTCGTGCACTTCTACCGCCGCTACTTCTGGCTTGTGGTGGCCGCCTTCTTCAATGTGAGCAAGATCCCCGAGCGCATCCAGCCGGGGCTCTTCGACATCATTGGCCACAGCCACCAACTTTTCCACATATTCACCTTCCTCAGCATCTACGACCAGATGCACTACGTGGAGGAGGGGCTGCGCCAGTTCCTCGAGGCCCCACCCGCCTCGCCCACCTTCTCGGGCACGGTGGGCTACATGATCCTCCTCGTGCTCTGCCTGGGCCTGGTCATCAGGAAGTTCCTAAACGTGGCCGATCTGTGCAAGGAGGACTGA